A single genomic interval of Struthio camelus isolate bStrCam1 chromosome 9, bStrCam1.hap1, whole genome shotgun sequence harbors:
- the AMMECR1L gene encoding AMMECR1-like protein isoform X3: protein MGKRRCVPPLEPKLAAGCCGVKKPKLSGSGTHSHGNQATTVPGSSSGPLQNHQHTDGNNGRENVSDLTLGPGNSPITRMNPTSGALSPLTRPNGTANSTKNLVVTAEMCCYCFDVLYCHLYGFPQPRLPRFTNDPYPLFVTWKTGRDKRLRGCIGTFSAMNLHSGLREYTLTSALKDSRFPPLTREELPKLFCSVSLLTNFEDANDYLDWEVRTGAFGTLHQSRSVRVRVGIHGIRIEFINEKGVKRTATYLPEVAKEQGTAVRR from the exons ATGGGAAAAAGACGCTGTGTTCCTCCACTTGAGCCCAAGCTGGCAGCTGGCTGTTGTGGGGTAAAGAAACCCAAATTGTCTGGGAGTGGAACCCACAGTCATGGGAATCAGGCCACAACTGTACCGGGCTCCAGTTCAGGTCCTCTTCAGAACCACCAGCATACAGACGGGAATAATGGAAGGGAAAATGTATCTGACTTGACTTTGGGCCCAGGAAATTCCCCAATTACTCGAATGAATCCCACTTCAGGAGCTCTGAGCCCACTTACCCGGCCCAATGGAACTGCCAACAGTACCAAGAACCTGGTGGTGACAGCGGAGATGTGCTGCTACTGCTTTGATGTACTCTACTGTCATCTCTACGGTTTCCCTCAGCCACGACTTCCTCGATTTACCAATGACCCCTA TCCGCTCTTTGTGACGTGGAAGACGGGGCGAGACAAGCGGCTTCGTGGCTGCATCGGGACCTTTTCAGCCATGAATCTTCACTCAGGACTCAGGGAATACACATTAACCAG TGCACTTAAGGACAGCCGATTCCCCCCCCTGACCCGCGAGGAGCTGCCCAAACTCTTCTGCTCTGTCTCCCTCCTCACTAACTTTGAGGATGCCAATGACTACCTGGACTGGGAGGTGAGAACAGGTGCATTTGGAACTCTGCATCAGTCTCGTTCCGTGCGGGTTCGG GTTGGGATCCATGGGATCAGAATAGAGTTCATCAATGAGAAAGGTGTCAAACGCACAGCCACGTATTTACCTGAGGTTGCTAAGGAACAAG